The Nocardia sp. BMG111209 genome includes a window with the following:
- a CDS encoding GtrA family protein, whose protein sequence is MSPQPDPGAPSGSAEAPTITDRLVAAADSTADRLAAAADSTVDRLTAAADSTADRLAAVADSTVDRLAAVADSTAEATPRLLTRLGAWLRSEHWLPQLIRFALVGGFSNIGYFLLFLACYAEGPQLANLTGSVVSTALANELHRRLTFHASDRVGWFTAQLEGGGLALAGLAISSAALAGLDYVAPGLGDAAEAAAVIAITAAVGTLRFITLRFWVF, encoded by the coding sequence ATGAGCCCACAGCCCGATCCGGGCGCCCCCTCCGGCAGTGCGGAGGCGCCGACGATCACGGATCGTCTGGTGGCCGCCGCCGACTCCACTGCCGACCGCCTCGCCGCCGCCGCGGATTCCACCGTCGACCGGCTCACCGCGGCCGCCGATTCCACCGCCGACCGCCTGGCCGCCGTCGCCGATTCCACGGTCGACCGCCTCGCCGCCGTCGCCGACTCCACCGCCGAGGCCACCCCGCGCCTGCTCACCCGGCTCGGCGCCTGGCTGCGCAGCGAGCACTGGCTGCCCCAGCTGATCCGGTTCGCGCTGGTCGGCGGGTTCAGCAATATCGGCTACTTCCTGCTCTTCCTGGCCTGCTACGCCGAAGGGCCGCAGCTGGCCAACCTGACCGGTTCGGTGGTGAGTACCGCGCTGGCCAACGAACTGCACCGCCGCCTCACCTTCCACGCCTCCGACCGGGTCGGCTGGTTCACCGCGCAGTTGGAGGGCGGCGGCCTGGCCCTGGCCGGGCTGGCGATCTCGTCGGCCGCGCTGGCCGGACTGGACTACGTGGCCCCCGGTCTCGGCGACGCGGCCGAGGCCGCCGCGGTCATCGCCATCACCGCCGCCGTCGGCACGCTGCGCTTCATCACGCTGCGATTCTGGGTCTTCTGA
- the recG gene encoding ATP-dependent DNA helicase RecG, with product MATLRDRLDHVLGTKAADQLAESFDMTTVEDLLRHYPVRYATQGQPLAEEAPEEGAHIMVIGTVTKTELKPMRQRRGRLLRVDLDTGAGKPIEITFFNGDKVNYLVKQGVRAMMSGTAHYWRPDRWNLSHPSYLILPEAGESVENLTAVRGSGALRGLAESAKGAEGVDVSFFEREYIPVYPATAKVQSWDLLACVRQVLDQLDPIDDPLPADLRTERNLLAISDALRLIHLPDRKSDIEEARERLRFDEALALQLVLAERRHEMGGRTARACPPRTDGIAADFEHRLPFELTAGQRKVIAEISADLSRPHPMHRLLQGEVGSGKTIVALHAMLQVVDAGRQCALLAPTEVLAAQHYRSLRGMLGELGAGGELGAAEHATKVVLVTGSMSAKEKKAALLDAMTGEAGIVIGTHALIQDNVEFHDLGMVIVDEQHRFGVEQRDALRAKAKNGISPHLLVMTATPIPRTIAMTTLGDLETSTLTELPRGRSPISTRVVPAKQHPTWVDRAWERIREEVDAGRQAYVVCSRIGDGEEEGGKGKGRKGKSPEEKEAPTTHAAVDVYETLRAGALAGLRVGLLHGRLPADEKDQVMRAFNAGEVDVLVCTTVVEVGVDVPNATVMVIVDADRFGVSQLHQLRGRVGRGKHPGLCLLITESSAMGTAMARLEAVAGTLDGFELSILDLRQRREGDVLGSAQSGTARSLRLLSLLDDLEVITAAQDVAREVVAADPGLTAHPGLATMMHAAVDSERLEYLAKS from the coding sequence ATGGCGACACTGCGGGACCGGCTCGACCATGTGCTGGGTACGAAGGCGGCCGATCAGCTGGCCGAATCCTTCGACATGACCACCGTCGAGGACCTGTTACGGCACTATCCGGTGCGCTACGCGACGCAGGGCCAGCCGCTGGCCGAGGAGGCCCCGGAGGAGGGTGCGCACATCATGGTGATCGGCACGGTCACGAAGACCGAGCTGAAACCGATGCGGCAGCGGCGCGGCCGGCTGCTGCGGGTGGATCTGGACACCGGCGCCGGTAAGCCGATCGAGATCACGTTCTTCAACGGCGACAAGGTGAACTACCTCGTCAAGCAGGGCGTGCGGGCGATGATGTCGGGGACCGCGCACTACTGGCGGCCGGATCGGTGGAATCTGTCGCATCCGTCCTATCTCATCCTGCCGGAGGCGGGGGAGTCGGTGGAGAACCTCACCGCCGTGCGAGGCAGCGGTGCGTTGCGCGGACTGGCCGAGAGCGCGAAAGGCGCCGAGGGCGTGGATGTCTCGTTCTTCGAGCGGGAGTACATCCCGGTCTACCCGGCGACCGCGAAGGTGCAGAGCTGGGATCTGCTGGCCTGCGTGCGGCAGGTGCTCGACCAGCTCGATCCGATCGACGACCCGCTGCCGGCGGACCTGCGCACGGAGCGGAATCTGCTGGCGATCTCGGACGCGTTGCGGCTGATCCATCTGCCCGACCGCAAGTCCGATATCGAGGAGGCAAGGGAGCGTTTGCGTTTCGACGAGGCACTGGCCCTGCAACTGGTGCTCGCGGAACGGCGTCACGAGATGGGCGGCCGCACCGCGCGCGCGTGCCCGCCCCGGACCGACGGTATCGCAGCCGATTTCGAGCATCGGCTGCCGTTCGAACTGACCGCGGGACAGCGGAAGGTGATCGCGGAGATCTCCGCCGACCTGTCGCGGCCGCATCCGATGCATCGCCTGTTGCAGGGCGAGGTCGGCTCCGGCAAGACCATCGTGGCCCTGCACGCGATGCTGCAGGTGGTGGACGCCGGCCGGCAGTGCGCGCTGCTGGCGCCGACGGAAGTGCTGGCGGCACAGCACTATCGGTCGCTGCGCGGGATGCTCGGCGAACTCGGCGCGGGCGGGGAACTCGGCGCCGCCGAGCACGCCACGAAGGTCGTGCTCGTGACCGGGTCGATGTCGGCGAAGGAGAAGAAGGCCGCGCTGCTGGACGCCATGACCGGCGAGGCGGGCATCGTGATCGGCACCCACGCCCTGATCCAGGACAACGTCGAATTCCACGATCTCGGCATGGTGATCGTCGACGAACAGCACCGCTTCGGTGTGGAACAGCGGGATGCGTTGCGCGCCAAGGCGAAGAACGGCATCAGCCCACACCTGCTGGTGATGACCGCGACCCCCATTCCGCGCACCATCGCGATGACCACCCTCGGCGACCTGGAAACCTCGACGCTCACCGAGCTGCCGCGCGGCCGGTCCCCGATCAGCACCAGAGTCGTTCCCGCCAAACAACATCCGACGTGGGTCGATCGCGCCTGGGAGCGCATCCGGGAGGAGGTCGACGCCGGCCGGCAGGCGTACGTGGTGTGCTCGCGCATCGGGGACGGCGAGGAGGAGGGCGGAAAGGGCAAGGGCCGCAAGGGTAAATCGCCGGAGGAGAAGGAGGCGCCGACCACGCACGCCGCCGTCGACGTCTACGAGACGCTGCGCGCCGGGGCGCTGGCCGGCCTGCGGGTGGGCCTGCTGCACGGCCGCCTGCCCGCCGACGAGAAGGACCAGGTGATGCGGGCCTTCAACGCCGGTGAGGTGGATGTGCTGGTGTGCACCACCGTCGTCGAGGTCGGCGTGGACGTCCCGAACGCGACGGTGATGGTGATCGTCGACGCCGACCGCTTCGGCGTCAGCCAGCTGCACCAGCTGCGCGGCCGCGTCGGTCGCGGGAAACATCCCGGCCTGTGCCTGCTGATCACCGAATCCTCCGCGATGGGTACCGCCATGGCCCGGCTGGAGGCCGTCGCCGGGACCCTCGACGGGTTCGAGCTGTCCATCCTGGATCTGCGGCAGCGCCGCGAGGGCGATGTGCTCGGCTCGGCGCAGTCCGGCACGGCCCGCAGCCTGCGTCTGCTGTCGCTGCTGGACGATCTGGAGGTCATCACCGCCGCCCAGGATGTGGCGCGCGAGGTGGTGGCCGCCGATCCCGGTCTCACCGCACACCCCGGACTGGCCACGATGATGCATGCCGCCGTCGACTCGGAACGTCTGGAGTACCTGGCCAAGTCGTGA
- a CDS encoding DMT family transporter — MPPTVLVLTGIVSTQVGAAMAKQLFALTGPVGAVGLRLSFAGLVLLVMWRRSLRVGWQAVPVVLGYGTVLATMNVTFYLALDRIPLGMAVTIEFLGPLVVALAGSRRWSDPVWAMLAGAGVLFLVRTDGPVAWSGVAFAAAAGACWAGYILVTAKLGEKTSGGGGLALAMAIGGLATLPVGIVALGPELLRPAVLATGLWVALLSSVLPYSVELEALRRMPPRVFGILMSLEPAVAAGAGLMVLGQPMGVVQWAGIGCVVAASIGATRSAG, encoded by the coding sequence GTGCCGCCGACTGTGCTGGTGCTGACGGGGATCGTCAGTACGCAGGTGGGGGCGGCGATGGCGAAGCAGTTGTTCGCGCTGACCGGGCCGGTGGGGGCGGTGGGGCTGCGGTTGTCGTTCGCGGGGCTGGTGCTGCTGGTGATGTGGCGGCGATCGCTGCGGGTGGGGTGGCAGGCGGTGCCGGTGGTGCTCGGGTACGGCACGGTGCTGGCGACGATGAATGTCACCTTCTACCTTGCGCTGGACCGGATTCCGCTCGGGATGGCGGTCACCATCGAATTCCTGGGGCCGTTGGTGGTGGCGTTGGCCGGGTCTCGGCGGTGGTCCGATCCGGTGTGGGCGATGTTGGCCGGGGCCGGGGTGCTGTTCCTGGTGCGGACGGACGGTCCGGTGGCATGGTCGGGCGTGGCCTTCGCGGCGGCGGCCGGTGCGTGCTGGGCGGGGTACATCCTGGTGACGGCGAAACTGGGGGAGAAGACCAGTGGCGGAGGGGGTTTGGCGCTGGCGATGGCGATCGGCGGACTCGCGACGCTGCCGGTCGGGATCGTCGCGCTCGGGCCCGAACTGTTGCGGCCGGCCGTGCTGGCCACCGGTCTCTGGGTGGCGCTGCTGTCGTCGGTGCTGCCGTATTCGGTGGAACTCGAAGCGCTGCGGCGCATGCCGCCGCGGGTGTTCGGCATTCTGATGAGCCTCGAACCGGCCGTTGCGGCGGGCGCCGGGTTGATGGTGCTCGGGCAGCCGATGGGGGTCGTGCAATGGGCCGGAATCGGTTGCGTCGTGGCGGCTTCCATCGGTGCGACGCGGTCGGCCGGATAG
- the coaD gene encoding pantetheine-phosphate adenylyltransferase — protein sequence MAGALCPGSFDPVTNGHLDVITRAASQFDELVVTVMINKTKQGMFTVEERMDMLREATSDLHNVRVESWHGLLVNFAREQGIHAIVKGLRDATDFGYELQMAQMNKKLSGVDTYFLATNPAFSYLSSSLVKEVATYGGDVTDMLPPSVHKRLLARLAERNS from the coding sequence ATGGCTGGAGCATTGTGTCCCGGTTCGTTCGACCCGGTGACCAACGGGCATCTCGACGTGATCACCCGGGCGGCGTCGCAGTTCGACGAGCTCGTCGTCACGGTGATGATCAACAAGACCAAACAGGGCATGTTCACCGTCGAGGAACGGATGGACATGCTGCGCGAGGCCACCTCCGACCTGCACAACGTGCGGGTCGAATCGTGGCACGGCCTGCTGGTGAACTTCGCGCGGGAGCAGGGCATCCACGCGATCGTCAAGGGCCTGCGCGACGCCACCGACTTCGGCTACGAGTTGCAGATGGCGCAGATGAACAAGAAGCTCTCCGGCGTCGACACCTACTTCCTCGCCACCAACCCGGCGTTCAGCTATCTGTCGAGTTCGCTGGTGAAGGAGGTCGCCACCTACGGCGGCGACGTCACCGACATGCTGCCGCCCTCGGTGCACAAGCGCCTGCTCGCCCGCCTGGCCGAGCGCAACTCCTGA
- a CDS encoding pyruvate carboxylase produces the protein MFSKVLVANRGEIAIRAFRAAYELGVGTVAVFPYEDRNSVHRLKADESYQIGTPGHPVRAYLSIPEILAAATSAGADAIYPGYGFLSENPDLAAACAEAGITFVGPSASVLELTGNKARAIAAARAAGLPVLDSSAPSADVAELLAASASLEFPVFVKAVAGGGGRGMRRVADREHLQESIEAAMREAESAFGDPTVFLEQAVVNPRHIEVQILADGAGNVMHLFERDCSLQRRHQKVIELAPAPNLDPVLRERICADAVAFAREIGYSCAGTVEFLLDERGNHVFIEMNPRIQVEHTVTEEITDVDLVQAQMRIASGESLVDLGLSQESVRIRGAALQCRITTEDPANGFRPDTGRITGYRSPGGAGIRLDGGATLGAEVGAHFDSMLVKLTCRGHDFATAVSRARRAVAEFRIRGVSTNIPFLQAVLDDADFQAGRVTTSFIEERPHLLTQRGSADRGTKILRYLADITVNKPHGERPTAVYPHDKLPTIDLSVPPPSGSRQRLHALGPTGFARALREQEAVAVTDTTFRDAHQSLLATRVRTNGLLQVAGHVARLTPELLSIECWGGATYDVALRFLYEDPWERLAALREAVPNICLQMLLRGRNTVGYTPYPEKVTRAFVREATDTGIDIFRIFDALNNVDQMRPAIDAVLETGTAVAEVALSYTGDLSNPDENLYTLDYYLKLAEQVVDAGAHILAIKDMAGLLRAPAAHTLVTALRRNFDLPVHVHTHDTPGGQLATYLAAWQAGADAVDGASAPMAGTTSQPALSAIVAAAAHSPFDTGLNLQNVCDLEPYWEALRKVYGPFESGLPGPTGRVYHHEIPGGQLSNLRQQAIALGLGDRFEEVEAKYAAADRLLGRLVKVTPSSKVVGDLALSLVGSGVDIEDFGGDPARFDIPDSVIGFLRGELGTPAGGWPEPFRTRALAGRGPARPETELTPEDEAALDGSSQQRQETLNRLLFPAPTSEFLAHREKFGDTSGLSANQFFYGLRHGEEHRVQLEKGVTLLIGLEAISEPDDRGMRTVMCILNGQLRPITVRDRSVASEIPSAEKADRTNPGHVAAPFAGVVTLSISEGDVIAAGDTIGTIEAMKMEAAITAPRAGTVRRVAISRVQQVEGGDLLIDLSPNEVAAE, from the coding sequence ATGTTCTCCAAAGTTCTGGTCGCCAACCGCGGGGAAATCGCGATCCGCGCCTTCCGTGCCGCATACGAACTCGGTGTCGGGACCGTCGCGGTGTTCCCGTACGAGGATCGCAACTCGGTGCATCGGCTGAAGGCCGACGAGTCGTACCAGATCGGCACGCCCGGCCATCCGGTCCGCGCGTACCTGTCGATCCCGGAGATCCTGGCGGCCGCCACCAGCGCCGGTGCGGACGCGATCTATCCCGGGTACGGGTTCCTGTCGGAGAATCCGGATCTGGCGGCGGCGTGTGCGGAGGCGGGGATCACGTTCGTGGGTCCGTCGGCGTCGGTGCTGGAGTTGACGGGGAACAAGGCGCGGGCGATCGCGGCGGCGCGGGCCGCGGGGTTGCCGGTGCTGGATTCCAGCGCGCCGTCCGCGGATGTCGCGGAACTGCTCGCGGCGTCGGCTTCACTGGAGTTTCCGGTGTTCGTGAAGGCGGTCGCCGGTGGCGGTGGCCGCGGTATGCGGCGGGTGGCCGATCGGGAGCATCTGCAGGAGTCGATCGAAGCCGCGATGCGGGAGGCGGAATCCGCGTTCGGTGATCCCACGGTGTTCCTGGAACAGGCCGTGGTGAATCCGCGGCATATCGAGGTGCAGATCCTCGCCGACGGTGCGGGCAATGTGATGCATTTGTTCGAGCGGGATTGTTCGTTGCAGCGGCGGCATCAGAAGGTGATCGAGTTGGCGCCGGCGCCGAATCTGGATCCGGTGTTGCGGGAGCGGATCTGTGCGGATGCGGTGGCGTTCGCGCGGGAGATCGGGTACTCGTGTGCGGGTACGGTGGAGTTTTTGCTGGATGAGCGTGGGAATCATGTGTTCATCGAGATGAATCCGCGGATTCAGGTGGAGCATACGGTGACGGAGGAGATCACCGATGTGGACTTGGTGCAGGCGCAGATGCGGATTGCGTCGGGGGAGTCGTTGGTGGATCTGGGGTTGAGTCAGGAGTCGGTGCGGATTCGGGGTGCGGCGTTGCAGTGCCGGATCACGACCGAGGATCCGGCCAACGGTTTCCGTCCCGATACCGGCCGGATCACCGGGTACCGCAGTCCCGGTGGCGCGGGTATCCGGCTCGACGGTGGTGCCACCCTGGGTGCCGAGGTCGGCGCACATTTCGATTCGATGCTGGTGAAGCTCACCTGCCGCGGCCACGACTTCGCCACCGCGGTGTCGCGCGCGCGGCGAGCGGTGGCCGAATTCCGAATCCGCGGTGTTTCCACGAACATTCCGTTCCTGCAAGCCGTGCTGGACGATGCGGACTTCCAGGCCGGCCGGGTGACCACCTCCTTCATCGAGGAGCGGCCGCATCTGCTCACCCAGCGCGGGTCGGCCGACCGCGGCACCAAGATCCTGCGGTACCTGGCCGATATCACGGTGAACAAGCCGCACGGTGAGCGGCCGACCGCGGTGTATCCGCACGACAAGTTGCCGACGATCGATCTGAGCGTGCCGCCGCCGTCGGGTTCGCGGCAGCGGTTGCATGCGTTGGGGCCCACCGGTTTCGCGCGTGCGCTGCGGGAGCAGGAGGCGGTGGCGGTCACCGACACCACGTTCCGGGACGCGCATCAGTCGCTGCTGGCCACGCGGGTGCGCACCAACGGGTTGTTGCAGGTTGCCGGTCATGTGGCGCGGTTGACGCCGGAGTTGCTGTCGATCGAGTGCTGGGGTGGTGCGACTTATGATGTGGCGCTGCGGTTCTTGTATGAGGATCCGTGGGAGCGGTTGGCGGCGTTGCGGGAAGCGGTGCCCAACATCTGTCTTCAGATGTTGTTGCGGGGGCGGAATACTGTGGGGTACACGCCGTATCCGGAGAAGGTGACGCGTGCTTTTGTGCGGGAGGCCACGGATACGGGGATCGATATCTTCCGGATCTTCGATGCGCTCAACAATGTGGATCAGATGCGGCCGGCGATCGATGCGGTCCTCGAAACCGGTACTGCGGTAGCGGAAGTCGCGTTGTCCTACACCGGTGATCTGTCGAATCCGGATGAGAACCTGTACACGCTGGACTATTACCTGAAGCTCGCCGAGCAGGTGGTGGATGCGGGTGCGCACATTTTGGCGATCAAGGACATGGCGGGTCTGCTGCGGGCTCCTGCCGCGCACACGCTGGTGACGGCACTGCGCCGCAATTTCGATCTGCCGGTGCATGTGCACACCCACGACACTCCCGGTGGTCAGTTGGCGACGTATCTGGCGGCGTGGCAGGCGGGTGCGGATGCGGTCGATGGTGCCAGTGCCCCGATGGCGGGGACGACGAGTCAGCCGGCGTTGTCGGCGATCGTGGCCGCGGCGGCGCATTCCCCGTTCGACACCGGCTTGAACCTCCAGAACGTGTGTGATCTCGAACCGTATTGGGAGGCGTTGCGGAAGGTGTACGGGCCGTTCGAGTCCGGCCTGCCGGGCCCTACCGGGCGTGTCTACCACCATGAGATTCCCGGTGGTCAGCTCTCGAATCTGCGGCAGCAGGCGATCGCGTTGGGTCTGGGTGACCGGTTCGAGGAGGTCGAAGCGAAATACGCTGCGGCGGACCGGTTGCTGGGCCGGTTGGTGAAGGTGACTCCGTCGTCGAAGGTGGTCGGTGATCTGGCACTGTCGTTGGTCGGTAGTGGTGTGGATATCGAGGATTTCGGGGGTGATCCGGCGCGGTTCGATATTCCGGATTCGGTGATCGGTTTTCTGCGTGGGGAGCTCGGTACTCCGGCGGGTGGTTGGCCGGAGCCGTTCCGGACTCGGGCACTGGCCGGTCGCGGACCGGCGCGACCGGAGACCGAACTCACACCGGAAGATGAAGCGGCGTTGGATGGTTCGTCACAGCAGCGGCAGGAAACCCTCAACCGATTGCTGTTTCCGGCGCCTACGTCGGAGTTCTTGGCGCATCGGGAGAAGTTCGGTGACACCTCGGGGCTGTCGGCGAACCAGTTCTTCTACGGCCTGCGTCACGGTGAGGAACACCGTGTCCAGCTGGAGAAGGGTGTGACCCTGCTGATCGGGCTCGAGGCCATCTCCGAACCCGACGACCGTGGTATGCGCACCGTGATGTGCATTCTCAACGGCCAACTGCGTCCCATCACCGTGCGCGATCGCTCGGTGGCCAGCGAGATCCCGTCCGCGGAGAAGGCCGACCGCACCAATCCGGGCCACGTCGCCGCCCCGTTCGCGGGCGTCGTCACGCTGAGCATCAGCGAGGGCGATGTCATCGCCGCCGGTGACACCATCGGCACGATCGAGGCGATGAAAATGGAGGCCGCCATCACCGCCCCGCGCGCGGGCACGGTACGACGGGTCGCCATCAGCCGCGTACAGCAGGTCGAGGGCGGCGACCTGCTGATCGACCTGAGCCCGAACGAGGTCGCGGCGGAGTGA
- a CDS encoding short-chain fatty acyl-CoA regulator family protein, producing the protein MRKMYAGARLRRLREERRMTQAALAKSLDLSPSYLNQLERDQRPLTIPVLLKLNSTFDLDVQFFAADSDARLVSDLHEVLVEAAGGTAPPAAEVEDLATRLPEVAKTIVAMHRRLRAATDQLDLLSSKVATPTGAPGVPMPYEDVRDFFYDHHNHIAPLDHAAERLFEECGLSIGSLDRQLARIAEERAGVTVLVRGDGADPAIPKRDYQPETRTLTLARRLRPGQRAFQIATTLAFLLYGPQLDEVLNETPSLTGESRQLARVGLANYFAGALVLPYGRFLRSAEELHYDIDLLGLRFEVGFETVCHRLSTLQRQGQRGVPFFFVRTDRAGNISKRQSATAFHFSRVGGSCPLWVVHEAFANPGRVLTQVAAMPDGRRYLWIARTTNPAPHAFGTASKEFAIGLGCDIEYADRLAYSKGLQLDDPAAVVPIGAGCKVCERSSCQQRAFPQIGRPLAVAENTSIDLPYPHTVR; encoded by the coding sequence GTGCGCAAGATGTATGCGGGAGCGAGGCTGCGGCGATTGCGCGAGGAGCGGCGAATGACGCAGGCCGCCCTGGCCAAGAGCCTCGACCTGTCTCCCAGCTATCTCAACCAGTTGGAGCGTGATCAGCGGCCGCTCACCATTCCGGTGCTGCTCAAGCTCAACTCGACCTTCGACCTGGACGTACAGTTCTTCGCCGCCGACTCGGACGCGCGGCTGGTGTCGGACCTGCACGAGGTCCTGGTGGAGGCCGCCGGCGGCACCGCGCCGCCCGCCGCCGAGGTGGAGGATCTGGCGACCCGCCTACCGGAGGTGGCCAAGACGATCGTCGCGATGCATCGCCGGCTGCGCGCCGCCACCGACCAGCTCGACCTGCTGTCGTCGAAGGTGGCCACCCCGACCGGCGCACCCGGGGTACCGATGCCCTACGAGGACGTCCGCGATTTCTTCTACGACCACCACAACCACATCGCCCCGCTGGACCACGCCGCCGAGCGCCTGTTCGAGGAGTGCGGACTGTCGATCGGCTCACTGGACCGCCAGCTGGCCCGGATCGCCGAGGAGCGAGCGGGTGTCACCGTGCTGGTGCGCGGCGACGGCGCCGACCCGGCCATCCCGAAACGGGACTACCAGCCCGAAACCCGCACCCTCACCCTGGCCCGGCGGCTGCGCCCCGGGCAGCGCGCGTTCCAGATCGCGACCACCCTCGCCTTCCTGCTGTACGGCCCGCAACTCGACGAGGTCCTCAACGAAACCCCGTCCCTGACCGGCGAATCGCGGCAACTCGCCCGGGTCGGCCTGGCCAACTATTTCGCGGGTGCGCTGGTACTGCCCTACGGCCGGTTCCTGCGATCCGCGGAGGAACTGCACTACGACATCGATCTGCTCGGCCTGCGCTTCGAGGTCGGTTTCGAGACGGTCTGCCATCGGCTCAGCACCCTACAACGACAGGGGCAACGCGGGGTGCCGTTCTTCTTCGTCCGCACCGACCGAGCGGGCAACATCTCGAAACGCCAGTCCGCCACCGCATTCCACTTCTCCCGGGTCGGCGGCAGCTGCCCGCTGTGGGTGGTGCACGAGGCGTTCGCGAATCCCGGCCGCGTCCTCACCCAGGTGGCCGCCATGCCCGATGGCCGCCGTTACCTGTGGATCGCCCGCACCACCAACCCCGCCCCGCACGCATTCGGCACGGCGAGCAAGGAATTCGCCATCGGCCTGGGCTGCGACATCGAATACGCCGACCGCCTGGCCTATTCCAAGGGCCTCCAACTCGACGATCCGGCCGCCGTCGTCCCCATCGGCGCCGGCTGCAAGGTCTGCGAGCGATCCTCCTGCCAGCAACGCGCCTTCCCCCAGATCGGCCGCCCCCTGGCCGTCGCCGAGAACACCTCCATCGACCTCCCCTACCCACACACCGTGCGCTGA
- the rsmD gene encoding 16S rRNA (guanine(966)-N(2))-methyltransferase RsmD, whose translation MTRIVAGAVGGRRLRVPPAGTRPTSDRVREALFSVLNARMDFDGMRVLDLYAGSGALGLEALSRGAAHALLVESDRKAAAVVRGNIADLGLPGAELRLGPVGSVLATAPATGYDLVFSDPPYALSGDDVTADLTALAGHGWLNPGALIVVERATRSPETQWPTGYSAEKPRRYGETRIETAEYD comes from the coding sequence GTGACCCGGATCGTGGCCGGTGCCGTGGGGGGCCGGCGGTTGCGGGTGCCGCCGGCGGGGACGCGGCCGACCTCGGATCGGGTGCGCGAGGCACTGTTCAGTGTGTTGAACGCGCGCATGGATTTCGACGGTATGCGGGTGCTGGATCTGTATGCGGGCTCGGGTGCGCTGGGGCTCGAGGCACTCTCGCGTGGCGCCGCGCATGCACTGCTGGTGGAATCCGATCGCAAGGCGGCGGCGGTGGTGCGGGGCAATATCGCGGATCTGGGGCTGCCCGGCGCCGAATTACGGCTCGGCCCGGTGGGTTCCGTGCTCGCGACCGCGCCGGCGACCGGGTACGACCTGGTGTTCTCCGATCCGCCCTACGCGCTGTCCGGTGACGACGTCACCGCCGATCTCACGGCACTGGCCGGGCACGGCTGGCTGAATCCCGGGGCGCTGATCGTCGTCGAGCGCGCTACCCGGTCACCCGAAACGCAGTGGCCCACAGGCTATTCCGCCGAGAAACCACGGCGTTACGGCGAAACCCGCATCGAGACGGCCGAATACGACTGA
- a CDS encoding DivIVA domain-containing protein, with product MYRVFEALDELVAIVEEARGIPPTRNCIIPRGEVLELLDDVREALPGEVDDAQDVLDHRDKIVTDARTLAETAVTTATETAEQTVTGAREEADRILADAKAHADRMVAEARAHADRLITGAQTESDRVVAEGKAEYESLAGRARADSERMIAAGQASYDRSVAEGLAEQQRLVSQIEVVRAAHAESARLLDAAQAESDRLRSDCDRYVDTKLAEFEDTLHGALRTVGRGRQQLRSATTVPDYAAEFRS from the coding sequence ATGTATCGCGTATTCGAGGCGCTCGACGAACTGGTGGCGATAGTCGAAGAGGCGCGCGGTATCCCGCCCACCCGCAACTGCATCATTCCGCGCGGCGAGGTTCTCGAACTGCTGGACGATGTGCGCGAGGCGCTGCCCGGCGAGGTCGACGACGCGCAGGACGTGCTCGATCATCGCGACAAGATCGTCACCGACGCTCGCACCCTCGCCGAGACGGCCGTCACCACCGCCACCGAGACCGCCGAGCAGACGGTCACCGGCGCCCGGGAGGAGGCCGACCGCATCCTCGCGGACGCCAAGGCCCATGCCGACCGGATGGTCGCGGAGGCCCGCGCGCACGCCGACCGGCTGATCACCGGCGCTCAGACCGAGTCCGACCGGGTGGTCGCGGAGGGCAAGGCCGAATACGAGTCGCTCGCCGGTCGCGCGCGCGCCGATTCGGAGCGGATGATCGCGGCCGGTCAGGCCTCCTACGACCGATCCGTCGCGGAGGGCCTCGCCGAACAGCAGCGGCTGGTCTCGCAGATCGAGGTGGTCCGTGCCGCGCACGCGGAATCGGCACGGCTGCTCGACGCCGCCCAGGCCGAATCGGACCGGCTGCGATCCGACTGCGACCGATACGTCGATACCAAACTCGCCGAATTCGAGGACACCCTGCACGGCGCGTTGCGCACGGTCGGCCGCGGCCGCCAGCAACTGCGCTCCGCCACCACCGTCCCGGACTACGCCGCCGAGTTCCGGTCCTGA